One window of the Gambusia affinis linkage group LG01, SWU_Gaff_1.0, whole genome shotgun sequence genome contains the following:
- the pigt gene encoding GPI transamidase component PIG-T, with product MAASRCSRCAWLFLVFIYSLYVVVISEEPTPGNEQHASVADNPQTPAETVKQPTEERRWEATQVDETVPDDAAAANKQDLPVPDSVLTSTPPLKDEFQEELVIRPLHSGDIYASFQFRTVWETDFTRGRKVSHYRLFPKSLGQVISKFSVRELHISFTQGYWRTMQWGQPYLPSPPGAELWVWFQDTVTDVDATWKELTNVLSGIFCASLNFIDSTNTVQPSASFKPLGIANGTDHRFLRYATLPREIVCTENLTPWKKLLPCGSKAGLAVLLKSEKLFHSSFHSQAVHIRPVCQDGPCKTASLELRQTLNVVFDLHASGQGKREWSLFKMFSRTLTEACPLASSSKIYIDVTDNPQEDQFELSPATHLLSQAVVLGDRRTFSVYDLTQQVTFGTVRSLNVLIRWKSTEGDMLWPLLHAERYVAGYGLQTGEIHTLIYNNHPFRSFPVLLLDSVPWYLRLYVHTLTVTSKGKDNKPSYIHYQPSKDRMRPHLLEMLVQLPPHSVTEVTVQFERALLKWTEYTPDPNHGFYVGSSVVSALVPSTVAMNTNITKEQPLFSTFFPAKEESSYFIRVYTEPLLVNLPTPDFSMPYNVICLTCTVVAVGYGSLYNLLTRSFQIEEPNPGLAKRIANVIRKMRGVPPL from the exons ATGGCAGCTTCCAGGTGTAGTCGCTGCGCTTGgttatttcttgtatttatttattcgttATACGTGGTGGTAATAAGTGAAGAACCTACGCCGGGTAATGAACAGCATGCCAGTGTGGCTGATAATCCACAAACACCGGCGGAAACAGTGAAGCAACCGACAGAGGAGAGGCGGTGGGAAGCAACCCAGGTTGACGAAACAGTTCCcgatgatgctgctgctgcgaACAAACAGGACTTACCTGTCCCCGATTCGGTGCTGACATCAACACCGCCGCTCAAAGACGAGTTTCAAGAGGAGCTGGTCATCAGACCGCTGCACTCGGGAGATATTTATGCTAGCTTCCAGTTTCGCACCGTGTGGGAGACTGACTTCACCAGAGGAAGAAAAG TATCTCACTACAGGCTGTTCCCAAAATCTCTGGGTCAGGTCATCTCCAAGTTCTCAGTGCGAGAGTTGCACATCTCCTTCACACAGGGCTACTGGAGGACCATGCAGTGGGGGCAGCCGTACCTCCCATCCCCTCCAGGAGCTGAACTCTGGGTCTGGTTTCAGGACACTGTGACAGA TGTGGATGCCACATGGAAGGAGCTGACAAACGTTTTGTCAGGCATCTTCTGTGCTTCACTGAACTTCATTGACTCCACCAACACTGTTCAGCCCAGCGCCTCCTTCAAACCCCTGGGAATTGCCAATG GTACAGATCACCGCTTCCTTCGCTACGCCACCCTCCCACGAGAAATCGTCTGCACTGAAAACTTGACTCCTTGGAAAAAACTTTTGCCGTGTGGATCCAAG GCTGGTCTGGCTGTGCTGTTGAAGTCGGAGAAACTCTTTCACAGCAGTTTCCATTCCCAGGCTGTGCACATACGGCCGGTGTGTCAGGACGGGCCGTGCAAAACCGCGTCCTTGGAGCTGAGGCAGACGCTGAATGTGGTGTTTGATCTTCACGCCTCTGGACAGGGCAAACGAG AGTGGTCTTTGTTTAAGATGTTCTCTCGGACCCTCACCGAAGCCTGCCCGCTGGCCTCCTCCAGTAAAATATACATCGACGTCACAGACAACCCTCAG GAGGACCAGTTTGAGCTCAGTCCAGCTACTCATCTGCTGAGCCAGGCGGTGGTGTTGGGGGACAGACGGACCTTTTCCGTCTACGATCTGACCCAACAAGTCACCTTTGGGACTGTGCGCTCCCTTAATGTGCTGATTCGCTGGAAATCCACAGAGG GCGACATGCTTTGGCCCTTGCTCCACGCCGAGCGTTACGTTGCTGGGTACGGGCTGCAGACCGGAGAGATCCACACCTTAATATACAACAACCATCCCTTCAGATCTTTtcctgtgctgctgctggactCTGTGCCCTGGTATCTGCGTCTCTACGTTCACACGCTGACCGTCACCAGCAAGGGAAAGGACAACAAGCCCA GTTATATCCACTACCAGCCTTCCAAAGACCGAATGCGGCCCCACCTGCTAGAGATGCTGGTCCAGCTGCCTCCACACTCCGTCACCGAGGTTACAGTGCAGTTTGAGAGGGCTCTGCTCAAATGGACTGAATACACGCCTGATCCCAACCACGGATTCTACGTCGG GTCTTCGGTTGTCAGTGCTCTTGTGCCGAGTACTGTAGCCATGAACACAAACATCACTAAGGAGCAACCCTTGTTCAGCACTTT TTTTCCGGCCAAAGAAGAGTCTAGCTACTTCATACGCGTCTACACAGAACCTTTGCTGGTGAACCTGCCCACTCCAGACTTCAGCATGCCTTACAATGTCATCTGTTTAACGTGCACCGTTGTGGCCGTGGGATACGGCTCCCTTTACAACCTGCTGACCCGAAGCTTCCAGATAGAAGAACCCAACCCAGGATTGGCCAAGCGAATAGCCAACGTTATCCGCAAGATGAGGGGCGTGCCGCCTCTGTGA
- the wfdc2 gene encoding WAP four-disulfide core domain protein 3 isoform X1, with translation MEMYYFIKAALVFAFGLWVQGSKGISKPGTCPKVFNTLVPAQPCFHDGCCPGVEKCCTYAGGSVCAPPILTNPECPDPQGQIGVCGELCYSDKDCPCSELCCSNGCGHECISTTQDKPGSCGSPWYFVWCGDKCQQDADCSGHLKCCPTIWGHVCKEPYLSPWY, from the exons ATGGAGATGTACTATTTTATAAAAGCTGCACTGGTTTTTGCGTTTGGTTTGTGGGTGCAGGGTAGCAAAGGTATTTCAAAGCCAG GAACGTGCCCAAAAGTCTTCAATACCCTTGTCCCGGCACAGCCATGTTTTCATGATGGATGTTGTCCTGGAGTAGAAAAATGTTGCACGTATGCAGGGGGATCTGTCTGTGCGCCTCCTATTTTGA CTAATCCAGAGTGTCCAGACCCACAAGGGCAGATTGGTGTGTGTGGTGAACTTTGCTACAGTGACAAAGATTGCCCCTGCAGTGAATTATGCTGCTCCAATGGATGCGGGCACGAGTGCATATCTACAACTCAGG ATAAGCCAGGTAGCTGCGGTTCTCCGTGGTATTTTGTCTGGTGTGGTGACAAGTGCCAGCAAGATGCTGATTGCTCAGGACATCTGAAGTGCTGTCCCACCATTTGGGGCCATGTTTGCAAAGAGCCATACCTGTCACCCTGGTACTGA
- the wfdc2 gene encoding WAP four-disulfide core domain protein 3 isoform X2, which translates to MEMYYFIKAALVFAFGLWVQGSKGISKPANPECPDPQGQIGVCGELCYSDKDCPCSELCCSNGCGHECISTTQDKPGSCGSPWYFVWCGDKCQQDADCSGHLKCCPTIWGHVCKEPYLSPWY; encoded by the exons ATGGAGATGTACTATTTTATAAAAGCTGCACTGGTTTTTGCGTTTGGTTTGTGGGTGCAGGGTAGCAAAGGTATTTCAAAGCCAG CTAATCCAGAGTGTCCAGACCCACAAGGGCAGATTGGTGTGTGTGGTGAACTTTGCTACAGTGACAAAGATTGCCCCTGCAGTGAATTATGCTGCTCCAATGGATGCGGGCACGAGTGCATATCTACAACTCAGG ATAAGCCAGGTAGCTGCGGTTCTCCGTGGTATTTTGTCTGGTGTGGTGACAAGTGCCAGCAAGATGCTGATTGCTCAGGACATCTGAAGTGCTGTCCCACCATTTGGGGCCATGTTTGCAAAGAGCCATACCTGTCACCCTGGTACTGA